The genome window AAACATGGCAAAGCAAACGAATACCTCCATCCTGAGCTTATTTGATTCCAAGCAATCGTTAGCAAGGGACAAGTTTTGTTTCTCCAGGGCACTGACTTCAGTTTGCAATGATCCTATCATTGTGAAATCATCATTCAGATCAACCTTCAATCTTCTATTTTCAATCTCAACAGCATTCAGTTTGTCCTTGAGCTCATCTACATACGAGTTTCTTCGAGTGATGTCTTCCTTTAGCACCTCCTTCTGTACCATGGCACTTATCTCAAAACTCTCGCATGTTATGATGAGCTCAAGGACCTTCTCCTTGAACAGAGCTGCATTCATGATGGCCATTTGCATATTAGCCAGCAATTTCATGATCTCTTCATCACAAGATTTGATGTCAAACACAGACTTCTCCTTGCTCCTAAGCATTTCTACTTCACTCCGTAACTTAAGTACCTCCCCCTGTAGCATTTCATTTGATTCCTGAAAATCAGGATTGCCAACTTCTTTATGTTGTTTCACCTCCATGTTTACATGATCATCTTGCTGGGTTTTCCTGCCAGAATTCAGAAGGTGCCAATCTCTTCGCCCTGGATGCCTTTTTCCTGCAGCAGTTTGCACAAAAGATCCATCATAAACACTCATGGTTCTACCGGGTTCTTTGACAAGGTAATTGTTCTCGATTTCTAAGTCTCCAAGCTTCTTGCTCATCATCTTGATCCCCTGATAAAGCTCACTGCCTGTTGTTTGCAGACAGCCAAAATTATTATGCAAAGACTTCAGTTGCAACGTCCTCTCTTCATGAAGGCTTCTAAAGATCACACTGAGGATATCTTTGCTGACTGCTTCAGTAACAAGATTACTGAAATCATGCTCAAACATCTTCTGTTTCTCCATGGAGTCATTTAGTTCATTTGACAGCAAAGAGTTCGTTTCCAACAGCTTGGTAACCTCACTTTGCAATGACCTCCTAGACTCCTGTAGTTCTGACAGCCTTCCAACTAAGAACTTCGCCTCGGCCTTTAACTCGTCCACTTTGTGGTTACGAGCCTCCACCTCTTCCAAGAACTCATCACTTATCTTCATAagttcctctttttctctctgcaGCTGGAGCAGTTCCTCATTCTTTGCCTGCTGATCTTGCTTGAAGATGTTCCGCTCTGACCTTAACTCAGCCACTTCTTGTCCGAAATGCTCCAGAAGTGTAACAACAAGTGATTTCTCAACAAGCTCATTTTGCTTTACATCCTGGGCATCGGATATAGTATTCAGCAGGCAGCTGATCTCATTCAAGATGAGCTgcacaatgatttcaagcttcattTGGTCTAAGGATTCATACTTACGGTCCAAATGTAATACTCTCACCACTGAATCAATCCCTTTAGTTAGTTTCTGATTATGCTCTGATAAGCTGTCCATTTTCCCCTCCTGGACCTTGCATAGTTCCTTCTTCTTTTGCAATTGTGCTGATATATCAGAATTTAATTCCACCATGTCGTTCAAACACTGCTGCAAGACAAATATCTCTATCTGAGCTTTTACAATCTTGAGCTCCTCCTCTCCAAGCTGCACCTCTCTATTCCTGCCCTCTTCTAGCAATTGGCTAATCTTCTTCTGTAGAGCATCGAATCGAGTGTTGCTTGAGTGCGCAAGATCTTCATGCTCCTTCCTCTCAAGCCTGATCTGTTCCTGTAGTTTAATCACTTCATCGAGCACCAAGTCCTTCTCCTTCTGCAGATCTGAGTGTCGACTTTCTAGTTCTGTGTAATGTCTTTCCAAATTCAGCAGAGTGATGATGATGCTGTCAATCTGAAATAACAATGCTATTACTAAGAAGGTAAaccaatttatttttctatgagatctggaaaatataatttttcagaaaacaTACCTGGCGGACAAGAGTTCTCTTCTCAGATTGAAGTATAGAATTCTGATTGTGAAGTGCCTCTGAGGACTCTTTCAGTTCTTTCAACTTCCTCCTCAAACTCTCAAGCTCAGTATTAGCGTCAGATATTGAATTCTCCAAGAAAACATTCTTCTCTAGTAGCTCCTCCATGGTCTGAGAAATTGCCTCAATCTGTACGACAAGCACAGCTCGCTCGGACTGATGAGTGTGAATCTTGGATTTGAGGTGCATGCATGATTCTTCTAATGCCACCTTGTTCTCTCTCAACCCCTCGAGCTCAGTGGTTGCAGCTGACAAAGACTTCTCTAAATGTGCATTCGTCTCCGACATCCTCTCCAACTGTCTCAGGTTGTCATTATGCAGAAATTCAATGCTCTCATGGCTCTTGATAATCTCTTTCAGCTCAACATGGCCATCCCTCAACTCTTGGGCTAGTGCTTGTAGGAATTCTACATTCAAGTTCACAGATTGTATTTGCTCCTTGATTGAAAAGTGTTTCCTCTCCAAGTCACTCCTATCCTCTTGAAGGTGAGAAAGCTCATGTTGAAGTGTCTTCTTTTCCTCCACATGTCGAGAAACCTCTTCCTCAAGTCTCCGTTGTACATTCTTCATGGAAATTATCTCATCCTGCAGACGAATTATCACTGCGGAAGAAGAGCgactttgatcatttaacttTTGGTTCTCTTCAAGAATTTTCTCCGATTCTTTCTGAAGCAAAACTTTGCTTGTTTCGACGTCCTTTACCTTGCTTACTTCACTCTGCTTCTCAAGAGCCAAATGCCTCAGTCTGTCTTGTGCCAGTAATAATTGCTTCTCCAAAGAGAGCTGTGCCATTTCTGCTTGCATACGCTTGAGATGCTCTTCTTCTGTAGAGATATTAAGCTTTTCCAACTCGGCTTGCTTCTCATTTAGCTCGTCATTATTCTGTTTCAACATAAGTTTCAGATTAGCTAGCTCCAAGTGCAAGTCCTGGTTAGCTCTTTCAAGCAGAAGGAAACGTTCATCTGCTTTGGCCAAAGGCTGCGGCCCAGTTTGCATCTCCTCTTTCAGCTTGTTGAACTTCTCCTGGGTATGTAATATTTCAGACTTGAGGTTTTGTAATCTAGCACTTGATTGTTGGCATAGTGAAACTGCAGCTCCTTTCTCTGCTTCTTGTTGTGCAAGGGACTCCTTGAGGCGAAGGATTTCACACTCAGCCTTGTTGCTCTGCTCTAACATGGATGAGATCCTGTCCTTGAGGTCTTGGTTTTCCTTTGACAAGCTTGCAAGTTCTTTATGCAGCCTCTCGTAATCTTGGTCATCTGCAAGAGCACATTTAGTTTGACATGGATTATATTTTCAATATTACATTTGTGATTGCAAATCTTCGCAGGCTTACCTTTGGCATGCCTTTTTGAATCGCTAGCATTGATGAACGAGAGGAAAGAAGGAGTCGTATCTGGATTGTCCATGTCGGTTTCAATGGAAGCAGTGTCAGCTGGGAGGTCATCATCCAAGTCCATTAGAACCTGATCAGGAAATGCTTCTGCTATCTTTCGATGTGCCTGTCGGAGTTCCCCTGCTGCATGATCATATCTTTCTGCTAAAGCTCGGTATGCACGATACAACTCCTCAAGTAAGTTCATCAGCTCAGGTCGCCTTCGGTAGTACATTTCTgctctttttgcaaatgattcAGCATCTTCTTCAATGATCCTCATCATCAGCTTGATTTTGCTATCCATATCTGTATTTATCAAGCATTCAAGAAAAGACAAGCTcttcacttttttttaaaaaaaaatgttggcaATTCTGAAATTGAAGCATCACAACTACCGATCAGTTCCCCAGATAGATCCATTCAGAAACTATACTATCATTTTAACTATCTAAGACAGGGAAGCATCATATGAGACCAAGTACTACAGCCTAGAGCATAGTGGTAACAAATTGTACAAGAATGTGGTGCACTGCTCTGAAGCTGAAGTTCATATTGACTATCACAGTGCTCAACTGATTGGCTGTCTCAGTTCAATTGTAAGTCTAAAACTAATATGAAACAAGTGATATCAGACTGGAATATGGTCATTCATTACAATAGCCACCTGAAATCCTAAACCATGGCATAAGTGCCTGCAGAAAGACCTAAGTCGTACTGTCATATGCCAGAATTAAAGATGTCCACGTGCTTCCTCAATATTCGTATGGCTTTTATACAGGTACCATCACAGTGCAAGTCATTTTCAGATCATATTATGTAGGAGATCCTAAAAAATGTAttttatcattaaaaaaattacaaattacttttcacaTTTATCCTTGGAACCACAAGTGATGCCAAATTGCCAATAAGCTCAAAGTGATTGAGGTCGCGGATCCTTTTTATCAAATGCTGCATACAGTGTGAAGAATTTTTCTTATTTCCTAGTTTTAAATGCTTTAAATgcaaaattaatatttttaagctTCAAATTAacttcttattttcaaagtctTCAATTTGAAATGCCAATCTTGTATCTCCAATAACAGCCAATCGAGAGAACTAAGATGCGTTAGAATTTTGTGAATTAAGCTAGAAATTTAAACTCTGCATTTGTGTAGATTAAACTCCCACGGAGCTGGATGTCGAATTTGACTTTACCCTTTTTGTCAATTCAATTATCGATTCAGAATTGATTGCAGTTCTAATGTAAGGACTAAGAACACCACACAGGCATATTCAGTTCCAAGAAATTTAGAATTCAAGGTGTCTGACATCTAAGGAAATTCTCCCAAATACTTGGAAATAATTTACCTGAAAGATTTTCTTGTAGCCATTTCGAGTTCTTTGGGCAGATGTGACTGTCCCACCACCATGAGTACTTGCGCCTTGTATTGGTTGGCGATGTTGCTGTCATTGTGCCAACAAGCCAAAAAGCAGAGATGTTCTTAACTTCTGATGAAGAACTGTTTGATCTTTTGTAATTCTACGACCAGTGAATGGCGAAAGCAACAAGAAGCAATCACAATCTAACACCAGTCAATTACCTGCAATATAATAAAACCCCTCAAACTCTGAGCATCAAACAGAAGACTAAATATTCTTTGCACGAAGAAACGAACAACAAAGTAcgcaaagtatcattatctctCCTATTTTCAGATTCACTTATACACAATAAGTCATGGCTGAAGATCGATACTGCAACTTCGCTATTTCCCCTTAACCAGTAACCACCCAAAGACACCACAATACGCAGCAATAAAGTCTTAACTTTCTATATGATGAATCAATATCTGAAGACATAAAACCCAATTACGAACATAAGTTTTATTTTTGCCTCCCTCATGAACAAACAGAGAGTGAATGATGAAAGCAAGCAACCATGAATCAGAGCAGCAAAACTGCAAGCATCCCAATCTCCAAAAATTGTGCCAGAATTTGCAACTGTTCCAATCATAGAATTGGAAGGGTGCAGTATAGATATATAGATACAGTAGAGAGTTAACTCCTAAATCAATCATCTAACTTCTGAAGAACAATCTATCGAAGCTAAAGGTCCCTCACAAATTGCTCGAAAACCCCATTCAATTATTCTGAACCAAAACAAGAACAGATGAAGGTTGCGTGCACAGCTAGGAAATAAAGCATCGAGCAATAATAATGAAGGAATGACAGGGaagggaagggggggggggggcagtgaCAAGAAAACTTAACAACCCAAACTAAAAGATGCTCCCACCTCCTTCTCAGCTCCCAAATGCCCCCACAAAATGCAGGTGGAGTTCCAGACTAACAGGAAAGAAACGACATTAATTGCTCGATTACTTCAACGGTTGATCAAGTTgggaaggaggggaaaaaacaaattttgatgAGCCGAAAACCCACGAACTGAAATTTACTTGATTACTTGATCGGTTGATCATCAAACCCCCAAGAGAAAAGATCATCTTTTGATGAGCCCAATAACCACGAACTGAATTCATCAAGAAACTGCGATCCTAAAACCATGGAAGCAAAGAGATTGAATCCCCTGAGATGAATTTACCAGGCGCAATCCTGAAGAAAAACAATTCTAATTGGTCGAGGAAGCTATGAAGacagtgatgatgaagagacAGGCCCCAAAAGGACCTGGAAAAAGGCAATCTTGCAGCAAAGGGAGGAGAACACAATCAAAGGAGGCCACAGAGATAAACGTGAGaaggggagagaaaaaaaatgaactaaataaAATCAAAGACATGGCTCTCACATACATACCATCAGCAAAATAAAAGCGAGGGGAAAGAATCTTGCAGTGAGACTGGTGACGGCAGCTCCAACCAGGAGAGATCCAGCTGCTCCCCATCCCACCGCTACGGCGCCATCTCTCACCAGCGGCCCCGAAAAGTAGCAGTGCAACTATCTATCAGCATTCAGCAAGACGCCTCCTTTCCTGGatccctccctctcctcgcCTCACCTCGAAGCAGAGTCAATGCGGCCGTGCAAGAAGCGGAGAGTGGGCACCCGGGGATCGGATCGGGGAGGGGGAGCGGCCCGTGGTGATGGCGATTTAATCGTCGGTTTGTTCACTCCTGTTAAACACGGAAAGCAAGGACAAAGTTTGGGGCGCAAAAGCTCGATTCCGGgtgggaagaaaaaaaaatctttttggTGAATTCTTGACACTTGGTTGGCGCGGCAGTGTTCTTGTCTCTGCGTGGTGGTTGGGTACCGACGGCAACGGGCGGCGCGAGGGCGCGGCGCGATGAGTGTACACCTGACGCTTTTGGACCTGGTGTGCCGGCTCGGCTCTATTTCGTGGAGGGATTTGCATGTGCGCCCAAGAAAATGTGCGAGCGAATGATGAGAGAGGAATGATTAGCCCTTTTTGGCTGATTCTTAGCTTCTGGCTATATGTTTATGAGGATTACTGTTGCTGACTAATGATTCCGGTGAGGGCTCACTTGCTTGTGCTGTTTATTTACTAGAAAAAAGATGAAGAAATTGTGTAATGCCCACGGGGGGAGAGAGAgtcagagagagagaatcaCTACAATAATTCCATGGAGAAAGAAAACGTTGGACTGATGATATCAAGTAGATTTCCAGTGGATTGATGACTCACTGATCTACTAGTCATCTAGCTGTCTGGCCCTGTCTTGGTCCTCTCTTGTCCTCTCTTGTGTTCACGCGTCACCACTCACCAGTACAGCGGAAGGAACTAAGCAGGTGCTCGATCATTGCGGAGGCGGAAGCGTGTAGCATTCCGTCTGATTCGCTTCATCGAACCGTCGGATCGAGGTTCAGATCGGTTAGCGCTCTTACGGACGATGCCTGTGATAGCCATGCGACATTGCGGCCTAAAGCGTTTTGAACTGTTTCTCTGAAAGAATTGCACAGGTGCCCCGCTCAAATTTTCTCTGCAAGATCCACGAAAGGCACGGCAGCACCTGCTTCATTTTTTCCTCACCTCATGTGCAGTTTAGCAGTACAATTGCTAAAACTCAGCAGCAGTACTAGAAATCTTGCAATCAATAGGAATCATTCACCGCATAGCAGTACCACTCTAGCACATGCCCTGAAGCAACAatcatcaactcatcatcataTAATTACCGTCACCTGTCCTGTCAAGAAATAATGGAGTTAATTACCGGCTAGTTTCAGGGATCCATCCAACACCGAAAAAGTAGTGTATTTATCTAGATTGCTTTGCCTGTAATTCACAGCGACACTACACAACTACACACCTGTTCGACAAACATATGGAGCAGACGAGCAGTATATACTCTACCTCCTCCCCAATTTCTGAATCGGTTGTTTACATAAGGCAGCTTTCAAGCTTTTTCCAGGCCCTACAATGCATCTTTGTTACTGTGACATTGCAACCGCAACACTTTCTACCTATGCAATCCTATTTGGACCGAGATGGTATACCTGCAGTATGACAGCATCTTAGATAGGGTTTGCAATGAACGTATTTTACCCATGTGCTCGCGGAGTAAAAACCCTACCGAGCGTGGATTTAGGTTCTAATTTTTACCTATGAGTATGGGTGTGGGTTTGAAGTTAACCAAACAGGTATAGAGAGACGGGTATAAAATCGGTTTATCCGTGTCCGCTTCCCTCA of Phragmites australis chromosome 3, lpPhrAust1.1, whole genome shotgun sequence contains these proteins:
- the LOC133912918 gene encoding protein NETWORKED 1A-like; the protein is MTATSPTNTRRKYSWWWDSHICPKNSKWLQENLSDMDSKIKLMMRIIEEDAESFAKRAEMYYRRRPELMNLLEELYRAYRALAERYDHAAGELRQAHRKIAEAFPDQVLMDLDDDLPADTASIETDMDNPDTTPSFLSFINASDSKRHAKDDQDYERLHKELASLSKENQDLKDRISSMLEQSNKAECEILRLKESLAQQEAEKGAAVSLCQQSSARLQNLKSEILHTQEKFNKLKEEMQTGPQPLAKADERFLLLERANQDLHLELANLKLMLKQNNDELNEKQAELEKLNISTEEEHLKRMQAEMAQLSLEKQLLLAQDRLRHLALEKQSEVSKVKDVETSKVLLQKESEKILEENQKLNDQSRSSSAVIIRLQDEIISMKNVQRRLEEEVSRHVEEKKTLQHELSHLQEDRSDLERKHFSIKEQIQSVNLNVEFLQALAQELRDGHVELKEIIKSHESIEFLHNDNLRQLERMSETNAHLEKSLSAATTELEGLRENKVALEESCMHLKSKIHTHQSERAVLVVQIEAISQTMEELLEKNVFLENSISDANTELESLRRKLKELKESSEALHNQNSILQSEKRTLVRQIDSIIITLLNLERHYTELESRHSDLQKEKDLVLDEVIKLQEQIRLERKEHEDLAHSSNTRFDALQKKISQLLEEGRNREVQLGEEELKIVKAQIEIFVLQQCLNDMVELNSDISAQLQKKKELCKVQEGKMDSLSEHNQKLTKGIDSVVRVLHLDRKYESLDQMKLEIIVQLILNEISCLLNTISDAQDVKQNELVEKSLVVTLLEHFGQEVAELRSERNIFKQDQQAKNEELLQLQREKEELMKISDEFLEEVEARNHKVDELKAEAKFLVGRLSELQESRRSLQSEVTKLLETNSLLSNELNDSMEKQKMFEHDFSNLVTEAVSKDILSVIFRSLHEERTLQLKSLHNNFGCLQTTGSELYQGIKMMSKKLGDLEIENNYLVKEPGRTMSVYDGSFVQTAAGKRHPGRRDWHLLNSGRKTQQDDHVNMEVKQHKEVGNPDFQESNEMLQGEVLKLRSEVEMLRSKEKSVFDIKSCDEEIMKLLANMQMAIMNAALFKEKVLELIITCESFEISAMVQKEVLKEDITRRNSYVDELKDKLNAVEIENRRLKVDLNDDFTMIGSLQTEVSALEKQNLSLANDCLESNKLRMEVNALSPQLLKTTMRSGGDESAMSMVKDMELQKLPGTIKALQKVVTDTGVLLEQERLDFNANLQEAKKQIEVLKLKEILDDDIIEMNYEQMLKDIQLDLIQTSPGRRTGPFGQEKKNVAQVDDKMVNFCGLVGPSHGHITDDLKPPQSESFERDNNKQVPSDLMAVKELRIDKQELPRSITTEPHQEWKNKVVERLSSDAQRLNALQSSIQELKTNAETSEELELESVRYQIREAEGTIMQLIDTNSKLSKKAEEFTSADGLDGENIDLRSRHQRKILERARKMSEKIGRLEVEMQKVQQALLKYEEQSSRKTSKAVRRRSKVQLVEYLYGRRRDSSKQQQSSCCGCMRVKTIDD